A region of Staphylococcus sp. IVB6181 DNA encodes the following proteins:
- the moaD gene encoding molybdopterin converting factor subunit 1: MKVLYFAEIKEILQKDNDQFQINDEMTVEAFKDYLFDKYPEINGKQFQVALNEEFVPNHETIQPSDVVALIPPVSGG, encoded by the coding sequence ATGAAAGTCCTTTATTTTGCGGAAATCAAAGAAATTTTGCAAAAAGACAATGATCAATTTCAAATCAACGATGAAATGACAGTGGAAGCATTCAAAGACTATTTATTTGATAAGTATCCTGAAATCAACGGGAAACAATTTCAAGTTGCACTGAATGAAGAATTTGTGCCGAATCACGAAACGATTCAGCCTTCAGATGTGGTTGCTTTGATTCCACCGGTAAGCGGAGGTTAA
- the glp gene encoding gephyrin-like molybdotransferase Glp yields the protein MPVEKRNPIAVKEAIKRVVEQDIRMRGQNVPLNDSLGYILSEDIVATYEIPRFDKSPFDGFALRSEDTQGASGDNRIEFEVIDHIGAGSVSDKTVGPNQAVRIMTGAEMPAGADAVVMLEQTREGEHSFTIRKPFEPNENVSLKGEETEVGDVVLKQGQRINAGAIAVLATFGYTEVPVKRLPSAAIIATGSELLDVDDELEPGKIRNSNGPMIQGLLKQFGLTGEVYKIQEDDFESSLAVVKEALSTHDMVITTGGVSVGDFDYLPSIYKELGAEVLFNKVQMRPGSVTTVAVADGHYLFGLSGNPSACYTGFELFVKPAVLNMMGANERFPQVVKATLMEDFKKANPFTRFIRAKATLNGMQATVVPSGFNKSGAVVAIAHSNAMIMLPSGTRGFEKGHTVDVILTETDTFEEELSL from the coding sequence ATGCCAGTTGAAAAGAGAAATCCGATTGCGGTGAAAGAAGCCATTAAACGTGTGGTAGAACAAGATATTCGCATGCGAGGTCAAAACGTACCTTTAAATGACAGTTTAGGTTATATTCTTTCAGAAGATATTGTAGCAACATATGAAATTCCGCGCTTTGATAAATCGCCTTTCGATGGTTTTGCGCTGCGCAGTGAAGATACACAAGGGGCAAGCGGCGACAATCGTATCGAATTCGAAGTGATTGATCACATCGGCGCAGGCAGTGTTTCCGATAAAACAGTAGGTCCGAATCAAGCAGTGCGCATCATGACAGGTGCAGAAATGCCTGCAGGTGCAGACGCTGTAGTTATGCTGGAACAAACGCGAGAAGGCGAGCATTCATTTACTATCCGCAAGCCATTCGAACCGAATGAAAACGTATCGTTAAAAGGTGAAGAAACAGAAGTCGGAGATGTCGTATTGAAACAAGGTCAGCGTATCAATGCCGGTGCAATTGCGGTACTTGCGACATTCGGCTATACAGAAGTACCGGTCAAAAGATTGCCTTCTGCTGCGATTATCGCAACAGGCAGCGAACTCTTAGATGTCGATGATGAATTAGAACCAGGCAAAATCCGTAATTCCAACGGACCGATGATTCAAGGATTATTGAAACAGTTCGGTTTAACAGGGGAAGTTTATAAAATTCAAGAAGATGACTTTGAAAGCAGCTTGGCTGTTGTAAAAGAAGCTTTATCAACACATGATATGGTCATTACTACAGGCGGCGTATCTGTCGGGGACTTTGATTATCTGCCATCTATCTATAAAGAATTAGGTGCTGAAGTATTATTCAATAAAGTGCAAATGCGTCCAGGCAGTGTAACGACTGTTGCGGTCGCAGACGGCCATTATTTATTCGGCCTATCAGGCAATCCATCTGCTTGCTACACAGGTTTCGAGTTGTTTGTGAAACCGGCAGTATTGAATATGATGGGCGCAAATGAGAGATTCCCGCAAGTCGTTAAAGCAACTTTAATGGAAGACTTCAAGAAAGCTAATCCATTTACACGTTTCATTCGTGCTAAAGCAACATTAAACGGTATGCAAGCAACGGTAGTACCTTCAGGCTTTAACAAATCAGGTGCCGTTGTAGCAATTGCCCACAGCAATGCGATGATTATGCTGCCGAGCGGAACTCGCGGCTTTGAAAAAGGTCATACTGTAGATGTTATCTTAACTGAAACAGATACATTCGAAGAGGAACTGTCATTATGA
- the mobB gene encoding molybdopterin-guanine dinucleotide biosynthesis protein B yields MILQIVGYKDSGKTTVMQALVGFLKAQGYRVVTVKHHGHGAEDIALPDAEVDHMKHFNAGADQSIVQGHQLRETLTRTAESDLSRIIAKAVTIDYDIVLVEGFKQADYDKIIIYKNSEEYSSLSALSHVQYKLPFQNTSDLSHLKEWLISFIDRKKDESK; encoded by the coding sequence ATGATTTTACAGATTGTGGGATATAAAGATTCCGGCAAAACCACAGTGATGCAAGCACTGGTTGGATTTTTAAAAGCACAGGGCTATCGTGTGGTCACGGTTAAGCATCATGGGCATGGTGCTGAAGATATTGCACTGCCTGATGCTGAAGTCGATCATATGAAACATTTTAATGCAGGTGCTGACCAAAGTATTGTGCAAGGACATCAATTGCGCGAAACGTTAACACGTACTGCCGAATCTGATTTATCCCGCATCATTGCCAAAGCTGTAACGATTGACTATGACATTGTGCTGGTTGAAGGGTTCAAACAAGCAGACTACGATAAAATCATTATTTATAAAAACTCTGAGGAATACTCTTCTTTATCAGCGCTGAGTCATGTACAATATAAGTTACCGTTTCAAAATACTTCAGATTTAAGCCATTTAAAAGAATGGCTGATATCTTTTATCGATAGAAAAAAGGATGAGTCAAAATGA
- the moaC gene encoding cyclic pyranopterin monophosphate synthase MoaC: MSEFTHINAQGNAKMVDVSDKSITKRTAVAHSSITVNEAIYKQIIEHTNKKGNVLNTAQIAGIMAAKNTSTIIPMCHPLSLTGIDIAFEWDTTSSYTLNIEATVSTSGKTGVEMEALTAASATALTVYDMTKALDKGMVIGETYLISKSGGKSGDYQRASE, encoded by the coding sequence ATGTCTGAATTTACTCATATTAATGCACAAGGGAATGCGAAAATGGTCGACGTTTCAGATAAATCGATTACGAAACGTACTGCAGTTGCACATTCCAGCATTACAGTTAACGAAGCAATTTACAAACAAATTATCGAACATACAAATAAGAAAGGTAATGTGCTGAATACTGCCCAAATCGCGGGAATCATGGCAGCTAAAAATACCTCTACGATTATTCCTATGTGTCATCCGCTCTCACTGACAGGTATCGATATTGCATTCGAGTGGGATACAACATCGTCTTATACACTTAATATTGAAGCAACCGTCTCTACTTCAGGCAAGACCGGCGTAGAAATGGAAGCTCTCACAGCTGCTTCAGCAACAGCTTTGACCGTTTACGATATGACCAAAGCACTCGATAAAGGCATGGTCATCGGTGAAACTTACCTTATCTCAAAATCCGGAGGCAAATCCGGCGATTACCAGAGAGCCTCTGAGTAA
- a CDS encoding molybdenum cofactor biosynthesis protein B, with amino-acid sequence MKNEHVNVKLDRTINAAVLTVSDTRTKETDKGGKLAKELLSELNVEITDEHYTIVKDDKQAITEQVQLWLNDGVDVIITTGGTGIAQRDVTIEAVTPLLTKEIEGFGELFRYLSYAEDVGTRALLSRAVGGTVGEQLIFSLPGSSGAVKLALEKLIKPELNHLIHELTK; translated from the coding sequence ATGAAGAATGAACATGTTAATGTCAAATTAGATAGAACGATTAATGCGGCGGTATTAACCGTGTCTGATACAAGAACAAAAGAAACAGATAAAGGCGGCAAGCTGGCTAAAGAATTATTATCTGAACTTAATGTGGAAATTACAGATGAGCATTACACAATTGTCAAAGATGACAAACAAGCGATTACTGAACAAGTTCAGCTGTGGTTGAATGACGGTGTAGATGTCATAATTACAACAGGCGGTACAGGTATTGCACAACGTGATGTGACAATCGAAGCAGTTACACCATTACTGACAAAAGAAATTGAAGGTTTCGGAGAATTGTTCAGATATTTAAGCTACGCAGAAGATGTCGGAACACGTGCGTTATTATCACGCGCTGTCGGCGGTACAGTGGGCGAACAATTGATCTTCTCATTACCAGGTTCTTCAGGTGCCGTGAAACTTGCATTGGAAAAACTGATTAAACCAGAATTGAACCATTTAATTCATGAATTAACAAAATAA
- a CDS encoding ThiF family adenylyltransferase: MAERYSRQILFKNIGAEGQQKIAQKHVLIIGMGALGTHIADGLVRAGIRQLTIVDRDYIEFSNLQRQMLYTEKDAIDAMPKVIAAKEKLQAIRSDVVIDAHIAQVNPQFLEDYGQSADLILDATDNFDTRLLVNDFAYKYEIPWIYGGVVQSTYIEAAFIPGQTPCFNCLMPQLPVINMTCDTVGVIQPAVTMTTSLQIRDALKILTETPFTPKLTYGDIWEGTHYTFGFSRMFNPECHTCGKAPTYPHLNHTDLQFATLCGRDTVQYNNEDITQEMLRAYLDTHHIQYHANPYMIRFEFNNHRIVSFSGGRMLIHGMTRPEEAIKLMNQLLG; the protein is encoded by the coding sequence ATGGCAGAACGTTATTCCAGACAAATATTATTTAAGAATATCGGAGCAGAGGGACAACAGAAAATCGCGCAAAAGCATGTCCTGATTATCGGTATGGGTGCATTAGGAACACATATCGCTGACGGATTAGTCAGAGCAGGCATTCGTCAGTTGACGATAGTGGATAGAGATTACATCGAATTCAGTAATCTGCAAAGACAAATGCTGTATACAGAAAAGGATGCGATCGATGCGATGCCGAAAGTGATTGCGGCTAAAGAAAAGCTGCAAGCTATTCGCAGCGATGTAGTGATTGATGCGCATATTGCACAAGTAAATCCTCAGTTTCTCGAGGATTACGGACAGTCTGCAGATTTAATATTAGATGCGACAGACAATTTTGATACGCGTTTATTAGTCAATGACTTTGCGTACAAATACGAGATACCTTGGATATATGGCGGTGTGGTACAAAGTACATACATTGAAGCTGCTTTTATTCCGGGACAGACACCGTGTTTCAACTGTTTGATGCCGCAGCTGCCGGTAATTAATATGACTTGTGATACAGTAGGGGTAATTCAGCCGGCGGTGACGATGACGACAAGTCTTCAAATCCGAGATGCGTTGAAAATTCTAACAGAAACACCTTTTACGCCTAAGTTGACTTACGGCGATATTTGGGAAGGTACGCATTATACGTTCGGTTTCAGCCGAATGTTCAATCCAGAATGCCATACGTGCGGCAAAGCACCGACTTATCCGCATTTAAATCATACAGATTTGCAGTTTGCGACATTATGCGGCAGAGATACAGTGCAGTACAACAATGAAGATATTACCCAGGAAATGCTCAGAGCATATTTAGATACGCATCATATTCAATATCATGCGAATCCTTATATGATCCGTTTTGAATTCAACAATCATCGTATTGTGAGCTTCTCAGGCGGACGGATGCTGATTCACGGCATGACACGACCTGAAGAAGCTATCAAGCTTATGAATCAATTATTAGGATAA
- a CDS encoding molybdenum cofactor biosynthesis protein MoaE — translation MKQFEVVTDPIQTEQYRDFTLTPHQGAVVVFTGHVREWTKGIRTEHLEYEAYIPMAEKKLAQIGDEINEQWPGTIVSIVHRIGPLHISDIAVLIAVSSPHRKDAYAANEYAIDRIKEVVPIWKKEIWEDGAEWIGHQRGYHDDAIERGQTE, via the coding sequence ATGAAACAATTCGAAGTTGTCACTGATCCGATTCAAACAGAACAATACCGCGACTTCACCTTGACACCGCACCAAGGGGCAGTTGTAGTATTTACAGGACATGTGCGCGAATGGACAAAAGGGATTCGTACAGAACACCTTGAATATGAAGCTTACATCCCGATGGCAGAGAAGAAATTAGCTCAAATCGGCGATGAAATCAACGAACAATGGCCGGGTACGATTGTCAGTATCGTACACCGTATCGGACCGCTTCATATTTCTGATATTGCAGTCTTGATTGCAGTATCTTCACCGCATCGAAAAGATGCTTATGCGGCCAATGAATATGCGATTGACCGCATCAAAGAGGTCGTACCAATTTGGAAAAAAGAAATTTGGGAAGATGGCGCAGAATGGATCGGCCATCAACGCGGTTATCATGATGATGCAATTGAAAGGGGGCAAACAGAATGA